Proteins found in one Takifugu rubripes chromosome 15, fTakRub1.2, whole genome shotgun sequence genomic segment:
- the sptbn2 gene encoding spectrin family protein isoform X2 — protein sequence MSTISPTDFDSLEIQQQYNDINNRWDLAAETDWDNENSSARLFERSRIKALADEREAVQKKTFTKWVNSHLGRVTCRIGDLYTDLRDGRMLIRLLEVLSGEQLPRPTKGRMRIHCLENVDKALQFLKEQKVHLENMGSHDIVDGNHRLTLGLIWTIILRFQIQDISVETEDNKEKKSAKDALLLWCQMKTAGYPNVNIHNFTTSWRDGLAFNAIVHKHRPDLIDFENLKRSNAHYNLQNAFNVAEKELGLTKLLDPEDVNVDQPDEKSIITYVATYYHYFSKMKALAVEGKRIGKVLDYAIEADQLIEKYETLASELLQWIEQTIVTLNDRQLANSLSGVQNQLQAFNSYRTVEKPPKFTEKGNLEVLLFTIQSKMRANNQKVYMPKEGKLISDINKAWERLEKAEHERELALRNELIRQEKLEMLAARFDRKAAMRETWLSENQRLVSQDNFGTNLGAVEAATRKHEAIETDIGAYWERVAAVQAVARELEAENYHDVRRVVARRDNVLRLWEYLKELLAARRERLNAHRDLQRLFQEMRYIMDWMGDMKSRLQSPDSGKHLHDVLDLLQKHTLVEADISAQAERIKGVQGAAQRFTSYEQAYKPCEPGLVSEKVDLLGQAYEELGQLAVKRREQLEDSRRLWQFLWDVGEEAAWIREQEQILASGDCGRDLTSALHLLSKHEAFTDEMAARYGPLSNSIAVGEALIKEGHFGAPEVSERVEDIRGQWNHLEETTKLREQSLKESVALHQFQTDANDMEAWIMETFRQVSSQEVGHDEFSTQTLARKQREIEEEIKSHRPLIDSLHEQAQALPQAFVHFPEVDGRLPAIEQRYEELESLSAARRQALEGALALYRMFSEAGACLLWVEEKEQWLHGMEIPTKLEDLEVVQQRFDTLEPEMNNLGARVTDVNQVAEQLLSSDNRNKDQIHQTRDQLKNRWKEFEQLAGQKKEDLESALNIQNYHLECNEIQTWMKEKTKVIESTQGLGNDLAGVMALQRKLTGMERDLEAIQGKLDDLRTEAEKLAKEHPDQAGEIQGRLTEIQEVWEDLNDTMKRREESLGEASKLQGFLRDLDDFQTWLSRTQTAVASEDIPTSLPEAESLLAQHESIKNEVDNYKEDYEKMRAVGEEVTQGQTDAQHMFLAQRLQALDTGWHELRRMWENRHSLLAQAFDFQTFLRDAKQAETFLNSQEYVLSHTEMPTSLQGAEEAIKKHEDFLTTTEASEEKITGVVESGRRLINDSNANSDKIQEKVDSIQERHRKNKEAANELLTKLKDNRELQHFLQDGQELTLWINEKMLTAQDMSYDEARNLHSKWQKHQAFMAELASNKDWLDKIDKEGQALVAEKPELKPVVEQTLQDLQRQWEELEGTTQTKAQCLFDANRAELFTQSCSALDVWLKNLEGQLQSDDYGKDLTSVNILLKKHQMLEHQMEVREKEVQSLQSQALALSQEDAGLTEVDGQQRRVTDTFANLQEPLNLRRQQLLASKEAHQFNRDLEDEILWVKERMPLATSTDHGKDLPTVQLLIKKNQTLQKEIQGHQPRIDDIDRRSKTQSQVDGERQSVQEERLGELQDLWNQLIAETDKRHTRLIEANRAQQFYTDAAEAEAWMGEQELHMMSEEKAKDEQSALVMVKKHQSLEQALEDYAQTIHQLANSSRLMVNSEHPESERITLRQAQVDKLYAGLKDLAEERRGRLQERLRLTQLKREVDDLEQWIAEREVVAGSHELGQDYEHVTMLRDKFREFARDTSTIGQERVDGVNALADDLIESGHPENASVAEWKDGLNEAWADLLELIDTRTQMLAASYELHRFHQDATEVLGRIKEKREGLPSDLGRDLNTVQHLHRQHNTFENDIQALSGQVNQVQDDAARLQKAYAGEKADDIQRSEHAVTSAWEGLLDAGQARRVLLLDTVEKFRFFNMVRDLMLWMDGVNLQIDAHDSPRDVSSAGLVIANHQDIKSEIETRADSFTACIEMGNTLLNNNHYASDEIREKLIQLQEKRDKINKKWQDKMDHLQIVLEVLQFGRDAYIAESWLAGQEPLVRAAELGANVDEVESLIKRHEAFEKLAVGWEDRFVLLEKLTTLEEQEMQRRREEEERARRPPTPPPAEEAADITESHVHDSAARTSLDQTTLNQSVSVNGVHSDNDTSQSLSLSLSLGKKSDPKRVCRPKQLERGSESESVNGPGRDSGLASSRLEPSATLPNRGGAESGPETMEGMLNRKQEMESHSKKAATRSWQNVYCVLRKGSLGFYKDGKSASNGIPYHGEVPISLAEAVCEVAHDYKKRKHVFKLRLGDGKEFLFQAKDEAEMSSWIRSILASVPSGGGDSPGGPRALSRAMTMPPISPSSAEGGGVTMRNKDGKDKDREKRFSFFGKKK from the exons ATGAGCACCATCTCACCCACAGACTTCGACAGCCTGGAGATCCAGCAGCAGTACAACGACATCAACAACCGCTGGGACCTGGCGGCAGAGACCGACTGGGACAATGAGAACAGTTCGGCGCGTCTTTTCGAGCGCTCGCGCATCAAGGCTCTCGCAG ATGAGCGTGAAGCAGTACAGAAGAAGACCTTCACCAAGTGGGTGAACTCCCACTTAGGACGAGTGACATGTCGAATCGGCGACTTGTACACAGACCTACGGGATGGCCGCATGCTTATCCGCCTTCTGGAAGTGCTCTCAGGAGAACAGCTG CCAAGGCCAACCAAAGGCCGCATGCGAATCCACTGCCTGGAGAATGTTGACAAAGCGCTGCAGTTTCTTAAGGAGCAAAAGGTTCATCTTGAAAATATGGGCTCTCATGACATTGTGGACGGTAATCACCGTCTCACCCTGGGCCTCATCTGGACCATCATCCTTCGCTTTCAG ATCCAAGACATTAGcgtggagacagaagacaacAAGGAGAAGAAATCAGCTAAAGACGCCTTGTTGCTTTGGTGCCAAATGAAGACTGCTGG ATACCCCAATGTCAACATCCACAACTTCACCACCAGCTGGAGGGATGGCCTCGCGTTCAATGCCATTGTGCACAAACACAG ACCTGACTTAATTGACTTTGAAAACCTGAAGAGGTCGAATGCTCATTACAATCTCCAGAATGCTTTCAATGTGGCTGAGAAGGAACTGGGACTTACTAAGCTTCTGGACCCTGAAG ATGTTAATGTTGATCAGCCTGATGAAAAGTCCATCATTACTTATGTGGCGACCTACTACCATTACTTCTCCAAGATGAAGGCCCTGGCAGTAGAGGGCAAAAGAATCGGCAAG GTGCTGGACTACGCTATTGAGGCAGACCAGTTGATAGAGAAATATGAGACCTTAGCCTCAGAGCTGCTTCAGTGGATTGAACAGACCATAGTGACCCTGAATGACCGGCAGCTTGCTAACTCTCTGAGTGGAGTGCAGAACCAGCTCCAGGCTTTCAACTCCTACAGGACTGTGGAGAAACCCCCCAA ATTTACAGAGAAAGGAAATCTGGAAGTTCTCCTCTTTACTATCCAGAGCAAAATGAGAGCAAACAATCAGAAAGTCTACATGCCAAAAGAGGGCAAACTCATCTCTGACATCAACAAG GCCTGGGAGAGACTGGAAAAGGCCGAGCATGAGCGAGAGTTGGCCCTAAGAAATGAGTTGATTCGCCAGGAGAAACTGGAAATGCTCGCTGCACGGTTCGACCGCAAAGCAGCTATGAGGGAGACGTGGCTGAGCGAGAACCAACGGTTGGTCTCCCAG gaCAACTTTGGAACTAATTTGGGAGCAGTGGAAGCTGCCACACGTAAACATGAGGCCATTGAAACTGATATCGGGGCATATTGGGAGCGCGTGGCTGCTGTACAAGCTGTTGCTAGAGAGCTTGAAGCAGAGAACTACCATGATGTAAGGCGCGTAGTTGCTAGAAGGGATAATGTACTTCGCCTGTGGGAGTATCTGAAAGAGCTGCTAGCTGCACGAAGAGAGCGGCTAAATGCTCACCGTGATCTGCAGAGACTGTTTCAAGAGATGCGCTACATTATGGACTGGATGGGAGATATGAAG AGTCGTCTGCAGTCTCCAGACAGTGGCAAACATCTGCATGATGTGTTAGACCTGCTACAGAAACACACCCTGGTGGAGGCTGATATTTCAGCCCAGGCAGAGAGGATCAAGGGTGTGCAGGGAGCTGCACAGCGCTTCACTTCTTATGAACAGG CCTACAAACCATGCGAGCCAGGATTAGTTAGCGAGAAGGTTGACCTGCTGGGCCAGGCTTATGAGGAACTTGGACAGCTTGCTGTAAAACGCAGAGAGCAGCTAGAGGATTCACGCCGCCTGTGGCAGTTCCTATGGGATGTTGGAGAGGAGGCAGCTTGGATCCGAGAACAGGAGCAGATCCTGGCCAGTGGAGACTGTGGTCGTGACCTCACGTCTGCCCTTCACCTTCTCAGTAAACATGAAGCTTTCACAGATGAGATGGCAGCTCGGTATGGCCCTCTGAGTAACAGcattgctgttggagaagctttGATTAAGGAGGGACATTTTGGAGCCCCAGAGGTCAGCGAGAGAGTTGAAGATATCCGTGGGCAGTGGAATCATCTGGAAGAA ACAACCAAGCTGAGAGAGCAGAGCCTTAAGGAATCAGTGGCACTGCACCAATTCCAAACAGATGCCAATGACATGGAAGCATGGATCATGGAGACATTTAGGCAGGTGTCTAGTCAGGAGGTGGGTCATGACGAGTTCTCCACCCAAACATTGGCTCGCAAACAAAGGGAGATCGAGGAAGAAATCAAGAGCCACCGTCCCCTTATTGATTCGCTACACGAGCAGGCCCAAGCATTGCCGCAGGCCTTTGTTCACTTCCCTGAG GTGGATGGACGTTTGCCTGCCATTGAGCAGCGCTACGAAGAACTGGAGTCTCTGTCGGCTGCACGGCGTCAAGCCCTTGAGGGTGCGTTGGCACTCTACCGCATGTTTAGTGAAGCTGGTGCCTGCCTGCTCTGGgtggaggaaaaggagcagTGGTTGCACGGCATGGAGATCCCAACCAAACTGGAAGACTTGGAAGTCGTGCAGCAGAG GTTTGACACCCTGGAACCTGAGATGAATAACCTCGGCGCTCGTGTCACTGATGTGAATCAGGTAGCCGAGCAGCTCCTGAGTTCCGACAACCGTAACAAAGACCAAATTCATCAGACACGAGACCAACTGAAGAACAG ATGGAAGGAGTTTGAGCAACTGGCTGGTCAAAAGAAAGAAGACCTAGAATCTGCCCTTAATATCCAGAACTACCACCTGGAGTGTAATGAGATCCAAACTTGGATGAAGGAAAAGACCAAAGTGATTGAATCCACTCAAGGCCTGGGCAATGACCTGGCTGGAGTGATGGCACTACAGCGCAAACTCACGGGGATGGAGAGGGACCTGGAGGCCATTCAG GGCAAATTGGATGACCTaagaacagaagcagaaaagctgGCCAAGGAACATCCAGATCAGGCTGGAGAGATCCAGGGTCGTCTGACAGAGATTCAAGAAGTGTGGGAGGACTTGAACGACACCATGAAACGTCGTGAGGAGTCACTGGGTGAAGCCAGCAAGCTGCAGGGCTTCCTTAGGGATTTGGATGATTTCCAAACCTGGTTGTCTCGCACCCAGACAGCAGTGGCTTCAGAAGATATTCCTACCTCTCTTCCTGAGGCGGAGAGTTTGCTTGCCCAGCACGAGAGTATAAAGAATGAGGTGGACAACTATAAGGAGGACTATGAGAAGATGCGAGCAGTTGGTGAAGAGGTGACCCAAGGTCAGACAGATGCTCAGCACATGTTCCTGGCCCAAAGGCTCCAGGCACTAGATACCGGCTGGCATGAGCTGCGGCGCATGTGGGAGAATCGCCACAGTCTTTTGGCTCAAGCCTTTGACTTCCAGACCTTCTTGAGAGATGCAAAGCAGGCTGAGACGTTCCTCAATAGCCAG GAGTATGTGCTATCCCACACAGAGATGCCCACCAGTCTCCAGGGAGCCGAGGAGGCTATAAAGAAGCATGAAGATTTCCTCACGACCACAGAAGCCAGTGAGGAGAAGATAACTGGGGTTGTGGAGTCTGGACGGCGTCTCATTAATGACTCCAATGCAAACTCTGATAAGATCCAGGAAAAAGTTGATTCCATCCAAGAAAG GCATCGTAAAAATAAGGAAGCAGCAAATGAGTTACTTACCAAGCTCAAGGACAACCGTGAGCTTCAACACTTCCTACAAGATGGACAGGAG CTCACACTGTGGATAAATGAAAAGATGCTGACAGCACAGGACATGTCTTATGATGAGGCCAGAAATCTTCACAGCAAATGGCAGAAACATCAGGCCTTCATGGCAGAATTGGCCTCCAACAAGGACTGGCTGGACAAAATTGATAAG GAGGGACAGGCCCTGGTGGCAGAGAAGCCTGAACTGAAGCCAGTGGTGGAGCAGACCCTTCAGGATCTACAACGGCAGTGGGAGGAGCTTGAGGGAACCACCCAGACCAAAGCCCAATGCTTGTTTGATGCTAACCGAGCAGAGCTCTTTACACAGAGCTGCTCTGCTTTGGATGTCTGGTTGAAAAACCTCGAAGGTCAGCTGCAAAGTGACGACTATGGAAAAGATTTGACCAGTGTCAACATCCTGCTTAAGAAGCACCAG ATGTTGGAGCACCAGATGGAGGTCAGAGAGAAGGAGGTACAGTCTCTCCAGTCCCAGGCTCTGGCCCTGTCCCAGGAAGATGCTGGACTCACTGAGGTTGATGGCCAGCAAAGACGTGTCACTGATACATTCGCCAACCTCCAAGAGCCTCTCAAtctgaggaggcagcagctACTAGCCTCCAAAGAAGCACATCAGTTTAACAGAGATCTTGAAGATGAAATT CTTTGGGTGAAAGAGAGGATGCCTCTGGCAACCTCCACGGACCATGGAAAAGACCTCCCAACTGTACAGCTGTTGATCAAAAAGAACCAG ACGTTGCAGAAAGAGATCCAGGGTCACCAGCCTCGCATCGATGATATTGACAGACGAAGTAAGACCCAGAGCCAGGTAGATGGTGAGAGACAGTCGGTTCAAGAGGAGCGCCTCGGTGAACTGCAGGACCTCTGGAACCAGCTAATTGCTGAAACAGACAAGCGTCACACCCGTCTAATAGAGGCCAATCGTGCACAGCAGTTCTATACtgatgcagcagaagcagaagcctGGATGGGAGAGCAGGAACTGCATATGATGTCTGAGGAAAAAGCCAAG GATGAACAAAGTGCATTAGTGATGGTCAAGAAGCACCAGAGTCTGGAGCAAGCACTGGAAGACTACGCCCAAACTATTCATCAATTAGCCAACAGCAGCCGTCTCATGGTCAACAGTGAACACCCAGAAAG TGAGCGAATCACCTTACGgcaagcacaggtggacaaacTGTATGCCGGTTTGAAAGATCTTGCCGAGGAGCGCCGTGGGCGGCTTCAGGAGAGGCTGCGACTGACTCAGCTTAAGCGGGAAGTGGATGACCTGGAGCAGTGGATCGCAGAGAGAGAAGTGGTCGCTGGTTCACACGAACTAGGACAAGACTATGAACATGTTACT ATGCTGAGGGACAAGTTCCGAGAGTTCGCTCGTGACACCAGCACCATCGGCCAAGAGCGCGTCGATGGTGTTAATGCACTGGCAGATGACTTGATTGAGTCAGGCCATCCTGAGAACGCCAGTGTTGCTGAGTGGAAGGACGGCTTAAACGAGGCTTGGGCCGATCTGCTGGAGCTGAtcgacacacgcacacagatgcTGGCGGCCTCGTACGAGCTGCACCGCTTCCACCAGGATGCCACGGAGGTGCTGGGGCGTAttaaagagaagagggaggggctGCCTTCTGACCTCGGTCGAGACCTGAACACCGTTCAGCATCTACACAGGCAGCAcaacacatttgaaaatgacatTCAGGCCCTGAGTGGACAG GTAAACCAGGTGCAGGATGATGCAGCACGGCTCCAGAAGGCTTATGCCGGGGAGAAAGCTGATGACATTCAGCGGAGTGAACATGCGGTGACGTCTGCTTGGGAGGGTCTTCTGGATGCTGGTCAGGCACGCAGGGTCCTCCTGCTGGACACAGTAGAGAAGTTCCGCTTCTTCAACATGGTGCGTGACCTTATGCTTTGGATGGATGGTGTCAACCTGCAGATTGATGCACATGACAGCCCCAG GGACGTGTCCTCTGCGGGACTGGTCATTGCCAATCATCAGGACATTAAATCAGAGATTGAAACCAGGGCAGACAGCTTTACTGCCTGTATTGAAATGGGAAATACTCTCCTCAACAATAATCACTATGCATCCGATGAG ATCAGAGAAAAGCTGATACAACTTCAGGAAAAGAGAGACAAGATCAACAAAAAGTGGCAAGACAAGATGGACCACTTACAAATTG TGCTGGAGGTGTTGCAGTTTGGGCGTGATGCTTACATAGCAGAATCCTGGTTGGCAGGCCAAGAACCTCTGGTGCGAGCAGCAGAGCTGGGGGCAAATGTAGATGAAGTTGAAAGCCTCATTAAGCGTCATGAGGCCTTTGAGAAGCTCGCTGTAGGCTGGGAGGATCGCTTTGTTCTGCTGGAAAAGCTCACCACA CTTGAGGAACAAGAGATGCAGAGGaggcgagaggaagaggagagagccCGGCGACCCCCCACACCGCCCccagctgaagaagctgcagataTCACAGAGAGTCACGTACATGATTCTGCAGCCAG AACCAGTCTGGACCAGACCACACTAAACCAGTCGGTATCGGTGAATGGCGTGCACAGCGACAATGACACATCACAG TCATTATCGCTATCGTTGTCATTGGGAAAGAAATCAGATCCTAAGCGTGTGTGTAGGCCCAAACAACTGGAGCGT GGCTCCGAATCTGAGTCGGTGAACGGTCCAGGTAGGGACAGCGGGCTGGCATCCTCTCGCCTCGAGCCTTCGGCGACGTTACCGAACCGGGGCGGAGCAGAATCTGGGCCAGAAACCATGGAGGGGATGCTGAATCGAAAACAGGAGATGGAGTCCCACAGCAAAAAGGCAGCTACCAG GTCCTGGCAGAACGTCTACTGTGTCTTAAGAAAAGGAAGTCTTGGCTTCTATAAAGATGGAAAAAGTGCAAGCAATGGCATCCCATACCACGGAGAGGTGCCCATCAGCCTTGCTGAGGCTGTGTGTGAGGTGGCTCATGACTATAAGAAGAGGAAACACGTCTTCAAGCTCAG GCTGGGGGATGGAAAAGAGTTCCTGTTCCAAGCAAAGGATGAG GCTGAAATGAGCTCCTGGATTCGTTCCATCCTGGCCTCCGTTccatcaggaggaggagacTCCCCAGGAGGTCCCCGGGCACTCAGCCGCGCCATGACCATGCCTCCCATCTCGCCCAGCTCTGCCGAGGGCGGAGGTGTTACCATGCGCAACAAAGACGGGAAAGACAAGGATCGGGAGAAGAGGTTCAGCTTCTTTGGCAAAAAGAAATAG